The following are encoded together in the Oceaniferula flava genome:
- a CDS encoding peptidoglycan endopeptidase: MRNIGIPLTMLCSALVAFSLNSCSSQLKAKERHIIHKFDYGKTAYISPEGLATAPPRAPRKVKKMIAAANSLTNKPYVYGGGHRSFNDSGYDCSGATSYVLNAGGKLDKPLVSQQFFDYGKKGYGDWVTVYVRKGHVFLVIAGLRFDTGGTWNSTGPRWKPQRRGAKGYYVRHPRGL, translated from the coding sequence ATGAGAAATATAGGCATTCCCCTTACGATGCTTTGTTCTGCGCTGGTGGCATTTTCACTCAATTCATGTTCCTCGCAGCTCAAGGCCAAAGAACGGCACATCATCCATAAGTTTGATTATGGGAAGACAGCCTATATCAGCCCTGAGGGGCTAGCCACCGCCCCGCCGAGGGCTCCACGCAAGGTCAAGAAGATGATTGCAGCCGCGAACTCGTTGACCAACAAACCTTACGTCTACGGCGGTGGACACCGTAGTTTCAACGACAGTGGTTACGACTGCTCAGGTGCCACCTCCTACGTCTTGAACGCTGGCGGGAAGCTCGATAAGCCATTGGTCTCCCAACAATTTTTTGACTACGGGAAAAAGGGCTATGGCGACTGGGTGACGGTCTATGTGAGAAAAGGCCACGTCTTCCTGGTCATCGCCGGTCTGCGCTTTGACACCGGTGGCACCTGGAACTCCACCGGCCCCCGCTGGAAGCCTCAGCGCCGTGGAGCCAAGGGTTATTACGTCAGGCACCCACGGGGGCTTTAA
- a CDS encoding sulfatase family protein — protein MHLPRLLIISLIPLSILQAREATDRPNVVIIYLDDSGHGDYAHNGNPVIETPNISKLASQGTSFTQFYVTSPACSASRYSLLTGRYPAHSQLGSWVIGPGTKSHLREEETTIAEGLKAVGYATGMFGKWHLGSPNKSNQMSPASLPLAHGFDRWVGTNVSHDYANSKLLASDPKGEDPIPGYREVARNLPSDVEASESLTGRYTAAAVDFIKAHKKQPFFAYIAHNQPHLGLFASDEFKGKSRRGLLGDVMAEVDHSVGQIMDTLKAEGIEKNTLIFFASDNGPWVKFRDAAQHKKYGEARMHVGYAMPFRDGKGSCWEGGHRVPGIFYWPGVIPAQRQLNPASTLDVLPTIFALTGSKHPHTKKLDGRDIRPLLASKKFPGQLAEFEFYYSHSRNQPIAIRLGPWKLMTAIPSQTGNKYGFQASDEKPLLFNVEQDISERINRAAKHPQRVQEMLEKLKKQRGGH, from the coding sequence ATGCATCTTCCCCGTTTGCTCATCATCAGTCTCATCCCCCTATCTATCCTTCAGGCGCGGGAGGCCACGGATCGGCCGAATGTGGTGATCATCTATCTGGACGACAGCGGCCACGGCGACTACGCCCACAACGGCAACCCGGTTATTGAGACGCCGAACATTTCCAAGCTCGCCAGTCAGGGCACCAGCTTCACCCAGTTCTACGTCACCTCCCCAGCCTGTAGTGCCTCGCGTTACTCCCTGCTAACCGGTCGCTATCCAGCGCACTCGCAGCTCGGCTCTTGGGTCATCGGCCCGGGGACTAAAAGCCACCTGCGCGAGGAAGAAACGACCATCGCCGAAGGCCTCAAGGCGGTGGGGTATGCCACGGGGATGTTTGGCAAATGGCACCTCGGCTCGCCCAATAAAAGCAACCAGATGTCGCCAGCCTCCCTGCCGCTGGCCCATGGATTCGATCGGTGGGTCGGCACCAACGTCTCCCACGATTATGCTAACTCGAAACTCCTGGCATCGGATCCCAAGGGAGAGGACCCCATTCCCGGCTATCGCGAAGTTGCTAGGAATTTGCCATCGGATGTCGAGGCGTCGGAGTCGCTGACAGGCCGCTACACCGCAGCGGCGGTCGATTTCATCAAGGCGCACAAGAAGCAACCGTTCTTCGCCTACATCGCCCACAACCAGCCGCACCTGGGACTCTTCGCGAGCGACGAGTTCAAAGGCAAATCGCGGCGGGGTTTGTTAGGTGATGTCATGGCGGAGGTCGACCACTCGGTAGGACAAATCATGGATACCCTGAAAGCCGAAGGCATTGAAAAAAACACCCTCATCTTCTTCGCATCGGACAACGGGCCGTGGGTGAAGTTCCGTGATGCCGCTCAACACAAAAAATACGGTGAGGCGCGGATGCACGTCGGCTATGCCATGCCTTTCCGCGATGGTAAAGGTTCCTGCTGGGAGGGTGGCCATCGGGTGCCCGGCATCTTCTACTGGCCGGGGGTCATCCCCGCTCAACGCCAGCTCAACCCAGCCAGCACGCTGGACGTTCTACCCACCATTTTCGCCCTAACAGGATCAAAACATCCACACACTAAAAAGCTCGATGGACGTGACATCCGCCCTCTCTTAGCGTCGAAGAAATTCCCCGGTCAACTGGCTGAATTTGAATTCTACTACAGCCACTCCCGTAACCAACCCATTGCCATCCGTCTTGGCCCATGGAAGCTAATGACTGCCATCCCCTCCCAAACTGGGAACAAATATGGCTTCCAGGCAAGCGATGAAAAACCGCTACTCTTCAACGTGGAACAAGACATCAGCGAGCGTATCAACCGCGCTGCCAAACATCCACAGCGAGTGCAGGAGATGTTAGAGAAACTCAAAAAACAACGCGGCGGACACTAA
- a CDS encoding glycoside hydrolase family 2 protein, translating into MFSKAVTFTLSSLALIVHATAAQDPDLGDHPRFAHAMQVETRSIDDFPVVFHYGQVRPDFEDVAENPHRSRVSLDGEWQFRFDPKSRGTSEQWFATETDLSDWKKVQVPHCWDAMPGGKFWDWNDQSSSNPPHYNGAAWYRRSFEFQPKTNKRQRIAFLGVQQRARVFLNGKEIAQHEGGGAPFSIDVTEHLKSGGNTLALKVIRLPNFKKKKNGKGWDELEYTHTLHPKAPDCWPYAGIHRSVSLIEEPALSIRKSQIHSKNGSIRHAVVVSNHGKADATTRVSVKTNIPDTKTIVSGPIQLAAGQTRVVPITLPAGDQAKPWSPDSPVVYQSTATLLDNQQQATDQLTSTFGIREFRTRGSQFVLNGKPIFLKGASVYGEHHSRGAALTKKDHQELFGLLHDSQSNFARLHVIQRDPYAYQLADQQGILVCGEWGGFWYKEKSMHAQTVDPQSIYQTMGRCAVWDLMNHPSVVLWGLNNECHQFCKEYEPFLKTSRELVQEIDRFQQLPITWAAWHPHKGQPHFEHADAVGFNEYRGAMDPFELLDPDMKKVRKQNPDKPLIILENGAWSKRGSRGSVTKKNNENWQADLLKRQWKVLSKHSPAFAGYTYWLLTDYRSRKPYTGNKGQNGYSRMGIYDHENKPKLLVREAFRNLENPLEQ; encoded by the coding sequence ATGTTTTCAAAAGCCGTTACGTTCACACTCAGCAGCCTCGCCCTGATCGTTCATGCCACCGCCGCGCAGGATCCGGACCTGGGCGATCACCCACGCTTCGCCCACGCGATGCAGGTGGAAACACGCAGCATTGATGACTTCCCTGTGGTCTTCCACTACGGCCAAGTGCGCCCCGACTTCGAGGATGTTGCAGAAAATCCGCACCGCAGCCGCGTCAGCCTCGATGGTGAGTGGCAGTTCCGTTTCGACCCGAAATCCCGTGGCACCAGCGAGCAATGGTTTGCCACCGAGACCGACCTCAGCGACTGGAAAAAAGTCCAAGTCCCGCACTGCTGGGACGCCATGCCCGGCGGCAAGTTCTGGGACTGGAACGATCAAAGCAGCAGCAACCCACCACACTACAATGGCGCGGCATGGTATCGGCGCAGCTTTGAGTTCCAACCGAAAACTAACAAACGCCAACGCATCGCCTTCCTCGGTGTGCAGCAGCGCGCGCGGGTCTTCCTCAACGGCAAGGAAATCGCCCAGCACGAAGGCGGCGGCGCTCCGTTTTCCATCGATGTCACCGAGCATTTGAAAAGCGGCGGCAACACCCTGGCACTGAAAGTGATCCGACTCCCCAATTTTAAGAAAAAGAAAAACGGCAAGGGCTGGGACGAGCTGGAATACACCCACACGCTGCATCCGAAAGCGCCCGACTGCTGGCCCTACGCCGGCATCCACCGCAGCGTCAGCCTGATCGAGGAGCCTGCGCTCAGCATCCGCAAAAGCCAGATCCACAGCAAGAACGGCAGCATCCGCCACGCGGTGGTGGTTTCCAATCACGGCAAAGCCGATGCCACCACCCGGGTCTCGGTGAAGACCAACATCCCCGACACCAAGACCATCGTCAGTGGCCCGATCCAGCTCGCCGCCGGCCAGACACGCGTGGTCCCGATCACTCTCCCTGCCGGGGATCAGGCGAAGCCATGGTCGCCCGACTCACCCGTCGTCTACCAAAGCACCGCCACCCTGTTAGACAACCAGCAACAGGCCACCGACCAGCTCACCAGCACCTTTGGCATCCGCGAGTTCCGCACCCGTGGCAGTCAGTTTGTGCTCAATGGCAAGCCGATCTTCCTCAAAGGGGCGTCGGTCTACGGCGAGCACCACAGCCGCGGCGCAGCGCTCACCAAGAAAGACCACCAGGAGCTGTTCGGTCTGCTGCATGATAGCCAATCGAATTTCGCCCGCCTGCACGTCATCCAGCGCGACCCCTACGCCTATCAGCTGGCCGACCAGCAAGGCATCCTCGTCTGTGGCGAGTGGGGTGGATTTTGGTACAAGGAAAAGTCGATGCATGCTCAGACGGTCGACCCCCAATCGATCTATCAGACCATGGGCCGCTGCGCCGTCTGGGATCTGATGAACCACCCCTCCGTTGTGCTCTGGGGCCTGAACAACGAGTGCCACCAGTTCTGCAAGGAATACGAACCCTTCCTGAAAACCAGCCGTGAGCTGGTGCAGGAGATCGATCGCTTCCAGCAGCTTCCCATCACCTGGGCCGCCTGGCACCCGCACAAGGGACAGCCGCATTTCGAACACGCGGATGCCGTAGGTTTCAACGAATACCGCGGTGCCATGGACCCCTTCGAGCTGCTCGACCCCGACATGAAAAAGGTCCGCAAGCAAAACCCAGACAAGCCGCTCATCATCCTCGAGAACGGTGCGTGGTCGAAGCGTGGCAGCCGCGGCAGCGTCACCAAGAAGAACAACGAGAACTGGCAGGCCGACCTGCTCAAACGTCAATGGAAAGTCCTCAGCAAGCACAGCCCAGCCTTCGCCGGCTACACCTACTGGCTGCTCACCGACTACCGCTCACGCAAACCCTACACCGGCAACAAAGGCCAGAACGGTTACTCCCGCATGGGCATCTACGATCACGAAAACAAACCGAAACTACTCGTCCGCGAAGCCTTCAGAAATCTGGAGAATCCGCTCGAGCAATAA
- a CDS encoding FecR domain-containing protein: MPPNTDQLPLVQNLTEDLEDQNISPERLEELYTLLRNSPEARQVYLENMSFAALLQHEARNLDAQDKLPQIPAIDRRQERKAMVRAFSLAAAAIVALAVIAHFILLPKQQPAYASYTLSPGASCTISHASSTEDQPEASITAGTRVNLKSGGLTVKIPGSTTVYVHAPASLHFKSLHEIELHSGELWARSESPEGKLTILTEGYSIEDIGTQFGVLQRPNAPLEVHLIEGAVKIHRHKSEVITLKRPSGVSLANAEKPDMIDLDCGPFPNPFEIVQIDFGPENSIYEVRDDGTYWNELARTTTPKRSWHKAFSNHVIKNSRGTKTDLGIVMTTKGKLKNHSAFALDDPEREFGDSLLDDYLYLRADEPQTNQIFSSVILTGLKADAIYSLEVFASSKLYLLDGSPDYHDTDLRVHHSEGSLEDRNEAGSAAPIVFNQLKPVIHEKYGPVLILDWGWIHNTTDKERDWALLNGLILTEK, encoded by the coding sequence ATGCCACCGAACACCGACCAGCTGCCTCTCGTGCAGAACCTCACTGAAGATCTCGAGGATCAAAACATTTCCCCGGAACGACTGGAAGAACTCTATACCCTCCTCCGGAACTCTCCTGAAGCCCGCCAAGTCTATCTGGAAAACATGAGCTTTGCCGCCCTGTTGCAGCACGAGGCTCGTAATTTGGATGCCCAGGACAAACTCCCCCAGATACCTGCCATCGATCGGCGCCAAGAGCGCAAGGCCATGGTGCGGGCATTCTCTCTGGCTGCCGCAGCCATCGTCGCACTGGCAGTGATCGCCCACTTCATCTTATTGCCCAAACAGCAGCCAGCTTACGCGTCCTACACCCTCTCCCCCGGTGCCAGCTGCACCATCAGCCACGCCTCCTCCACTGAAGACCAGCCTGAGGCATCCATCACCGCCGGCACCCGGGTGAACCTGAAATCCGGAGGACTCACCGTGAAGATCCCGGGGTCCACCACGGTCTACGTGCACGCACCGGCATCTCTACATTTCAAGTCCCTGCACGAAATCGAACTGCACTCCGGCGAACTCTGGGCGCGCTCCGAATCCCCGGAGGGCAAACTAACTATTCTCACAGAGGGATACAGCATCGAAGACATCGGCACCCAGTTCGGCGTGCTCCAGCGGCCGAACGCTCCGCTCGAGGTGCACCTGATCGAAGGCGCGGTGAAAATCCACCGCCACAAGTCCGAGGTGATCACCCTGAAACGACCCAGTGGCGTCTCCTTGGCCAACGCGGAGAAGCCCGACATGATCGACCTCGACTGCGGACCTTTCCCCAACCCGTTTGAAATCGTGCAAATCGATTTCGGTCCTGAAAACAGTATTTACGAAGTTCGCGATGATGGAACTTATTGGAACGAGCTCGCACGCACCACCACGCCAAAACGTAGCTGGCACAAGGCATTCTCAAACCATGTCATTAAAAACTCCCGGGGGACCAAAACCGATCTCGGCATCGTGATGACCACCAAAGGGAAGCTCAAAAACCACAGTGCCTTTGCCCTCGATGACCCCGAACGTGAGTTCGGCGATTCCTTGCTCGATGACTACCTCTACCTGCGAGCCGACGAGCCACAGACCAATCAAATTTTTTCCAGTGTCATCCTCACCGGCCTGAAAGCCGATGCCATCTACTCACTTGAAGTCTTTGCCTCCAGCAAGCTCTACCTTCTCGATGGCTCACCGGATTATCACGATACAGACCTCCGCGTGCACCACTCCGAGGGCTCGCTGGAAGATCGGAACGAGGCGGGATCTGCCGCCCCCATCGTCTTCAACCAACTCAAACCTGTCATCCATGAAAAATACGGCCCCGTGCTGATTCTCGATTGGGGGTGGATCCATAACACCACCGACAAAGAACGTGATTGGGCCCTTTTGAATGGTCTGATCCTCACGGAGAAATAA
- a CDS encoding YHYH protein — MKQIAWLLLACAQVSTAHESHQHAKVDVKPYEAKFPGKYTLENTTERPDAVKAFLPFAKTLGISWDDDFLYIEGNGLPDHPMMKGIKAWQQQVPLAHDFTGTQRFKIPLKPVITTGKPQELTIMGPIALAVNGVPIFHALTQSGRDAYAAGELDQWGGHCGRADDYHYHIAPAHLEKSVGKGNPVAFGMDGHPVYLANPATDKPLDLCHGYIDDQGKYRYIGNLKPPYVMAYFRGKADLADRPPTHPVRPFLRPLDGATITGFSGDVEKGFSLQYDVRGKTGQVDYQITEKGADFVFKKPNGEVEKASYQRSTKPPKPGDGEERLAAPEKPKP, encoded by the coding sequence ATGAAACAGATCGCATGGCTATTACTCGCCTGTGCGCAGGTATCGACCGCGCACGAGTCACACCAGCACGCCAAGGTGGACGTCAAGCCGTATGAGGCAAAGTTCCCGGGGAAATACACCCTCGAGAACACCACGGAGCGGCCGGATGCGGTGAAGGCTTTTCTGCCATTCGCCAAAACTCTGGGGATCTCCTGGGACGACGATTTTTTATACATCGAAGGCAATGGCCTGCCTGATCACCCGATGATGAAGGGGATCAAGGCGTGGCAGCAGCAGGTGCCGCTGGCGCATGATTTTACCGGCACCCAACGCTTCAAAATCCCCCTGAAACCGGTCATCACCACCGGCAAGCCGCAAGAGCTCACCATCATGGGGCCGATCGCTCTGGCGGTGAACGGAGTGCCGATTTTCCACGCACTGACACAGAGCGGCAGAGATGCCTATGCCGCCGGCGAGCTGGATCAATGGGGCGGGCATTGTGGTCGCGCCGACGATTACCACTACCACATCGCCCCGGCGCATTTGGAAAAATCGGTGGGTAAGGGGAATCCGGTGGCATTTGGCATGGATGGCCACCCGGTGTATTTGGCCAATCCGGCCACCGATAAACCCTTGGACCTCTGCCATGGCTACATCGATGATCAGGGGAAATATCGCTACATCGGAAATTTGAAACCGCCCTATGTGATGGCCTATTTCAGAGGGAAGGCCGACCTGGCAGACCGGCCACCGACGCATCCGGTGCGCCCCTTCCTCCGGCCGCTCGACGGAGCTACGATTACCGGCTTCAGCGGTGACGTGGAAAAGGGTTTTTCGCTGCAGTATGATGTGCGGGGGAAAACCGGGCAGGTCGATTATCAGATCACTGAAAAGGGAGCGGACTTTGTTTTCAAGAAACCGAACGGCGAGGTGGAGAAAGCCTCCTATCAGAGATCGACCAAGCCACCGAAGCCCGGCGACGGAGAAGAGCGGCTCGCGGCCCCAGAAAAGCCCAAACCTTAG
- a CDS encoding transporter substrate-binding domain-containing protein has product MFVLCGLGLAQEKKLRVGVAGSEPFIVEGGQGYKGMSIDIWEKMAVKSGYDYDYRGFTSVGKALDQLELGEIDMVVGPVSITSARQEKFEFTQPYFSSSLGILSRDQGHTLWGMVKPFFSKTFFIALSIFMIILTVVGFLVWVVERRTCDGPFSRGPVKGLGNGIWLALVTMTTVGYGDLAPKTVLGRIVLGGWMVIALLSATSLLAGLAGTIALSGETGVKIESAADISGKRIAVIKGSPGEEFVEKHDGRKIFAASLSDAVELLHRKKVNAVVFDRPQLRYYLEGKDHLEFRLSPLKYQPQGYGFAFKKDDPRAALLNIEMLRLQEASYLDEVEMEWFPPLQE; this is encoded by the coding sequence ATGTTCGTGCTTTGTGGCTTGGGGCTAGCTCAAGAGAAAAAGCTGCGTGTGGGAGTCGCCGGGAGTGAACCCTTCATTGTGGAAGGCGGGCAGGGATACAAGGGGATGTCCATCGACATCTGGGAAAAAATGGCCGTGAAGTCTGGCTATGATTACGATTACCGTGGCTTTACCAGTGTGGGCAAGGCCCTCGATCAGCTCGAGCTAGGCGAGATCGATATGGTAGTGGGGCCTGTGAGCATCACCTCGGCCCGGCAAGAAAAGTTCGAGTTTACCCAGCCCTATTTCAGCTCCAGTCTGGGGATTCTGTCACGCGACCAGGGCCACACTCTCTGGGGCATGGTGAAGCCTTTTTTCAGTAAGACCTTCTTTATCGCCCTGTCCATTTTCATGATTATTCTGACGGTGGTCGGGTTTCTTGTATGGGTGGTGGAACGGCGGACCTGCGACGGCCCGTTCAGTCGAGGTCCGGTGAAGGGGCTTGGCAATGGAATCTGGCTCGCCTTGGTGACCATGACCACGGTCGGTTACGGTGATCTGGCTCCGAAGACGGTGTTGGGTCGGATTGTGTTAGGTGGCTGGATGGTGATCGCCCTGCTGTCCGCCACCTCGTTGCTGGCTGGGCTAGCCGGCACCATTGCTCTCTCTGGCGAGACTGGAGTGAAAATTGAAAGCGCTGCGGATATCTCAGGAAAAAGAATTGCGGTGATCAAAGGAAGCCCTGGCGAAGAGTTTGTGGAAAAACACGATGGTCGGAAGATCTTTGCCGCGAGTCTCTCAGATGCAGTGGAGCTGCTACATCGAAAAAAAGTCAATGCCGTGGTCTTTGATCGCCCACAGCTACGTTATTATCTGGAAGGGAAAGACCATCTGGAATTCAGGCTGTCTCCACTCAAGTATCAGCCGCAGGGATACGGTTTTGCGTTTAAGAAAGATGACCCTAGAGCGGCCTTGTTGAATATCGAGATGTTACGTCTGCAAGAGGCTAGCTACCTCGATGAAGTGGAAATGGAGTGGTTCCCACCGCTGCAAGAGTAA
- a CDS encoding sigma-70 family RNA polymerase sigma factor, translating to MENIEANSSADGDFVNLIVTHQPLIRGRIISLLPGVSEVDDIIQNVNLVIWNKRESYAPKTNFKAWLNSIIRYEILTHWRTQQRRKEFTFPEDVFDLLLEESTSQIDQDIMDERLPALRLCISTLRAEDRALILQRYVHPTSIAELSLKTNRSANSLRVALHRIRTSLRLCVKRRLSLNAATPN from the coding sequence ATGGAGAATATTGAAGCTAACAGCTCTGCCGACGGTGACTTTGTCAACCTGATCGTCACCCACCAGCCTCTGATCCGCGGCCGCATCATCTCGCTGCTGCCCGGTGTCAGCGAAGTCGACGACATCATCCAGAACGTCAATCTGGTGATCTGGAACAAAAGGGAAAGCTACGCGCCAAAGACCAACTTCAAAGCCTGGTTGAACTCCATCATCCGCTACGAAATCCTCACCCACTGGAGGACCCAGCAGCGACGCAAGGAGTTCACTTTCCCAGAAGACGTCTTCGACCTCCTTCTGGAAGAATCCACCAGCCAGATTGATCAGGACATCATGGACGAGCGGCTTCCCGCGCTGCGTCTCTGCATCTCCACCCTGCGCGCCGAAGACCGTGCCCTCATCCTCCAGCGCTACGTCCACCCGACGTCAATTGCCGAGCTCTCCCTAAAAACCAACCGCAGCGCCAACAGCCTGCGCGTGGCCCTGCACCGCATCCGCACCAGCTTGCGCCTCTGCGTGAAAAGGCGTCTCAGCCTGAATGCCGCCACACCCAACTAA
- a CDS encoding PEP-CTERM sorting domain-containing protein (PEP-CTERM proteins occur, often in large numbers, in the proteomes of bacteria that also encode an exosortase, a predicted intramembrane cysteine proteinase. The presence of a PEP-CTERM domain at a protein's C-terminus predicts cleavage within the sorting domain, followed by covalent anchoring to some some component of the (usually Gram-negative) cell surface. Many PEP-CTERM proteins exhibit an unusual sequence composition that includes large numbers of potential glycosylation sites. Expression of one such protein has been shown restore the ability of a bacterium to form floc, a type of biofilm.) has translation MASGLLSSPTWAATFFSNDLSEETSVLADFTENEGVNGTWSYSTTAVNGQDGTLNTVLTSGATLTASTDDDNARSYLATQFKDYANFSWTAHIAVETGNIDPKNWIFFGIGPGIPDTTYYNEPRTGDEGIFLNFQSGVSARKVKVTTNTGAVLEDTGLWRGDPGYDIWMHYDHVNETIQFELDDWNGGRFSDIDIITDPISTVGWLEGSDNMSIYFGGNGTQTFGDFSVVETVPEPSSTALLGLGGLALILRRRK, from the coding sequence ATGGCGAGTGGACTCCTCAGTTCCCCCACCTGGGCAGCCACTTTCTTTTCCAATGACCTCAGCGAGGAAACTAGCGTGCTCGCAGACTTCACCGAAAATGAAGGGGTCAACGGCACCTGGAGCTACTCGACCACCGCTGTCAACGGCCAAGACGGAACCCTTAACACGGTGCTCACCAGCGGAGCCACCCTGACGGCGTCCACCGATGACGATAACGCCCGCAGCTACCTGGCCACCCAGTTCAAGGACTACGCCAATTTCTCCTGGACGGCACACATCGCGGTGGAAACCGGCAACATCGACCCGAAAAACTGGATCTTCTTCGGCATCGGGCCCGGCATTCCGGACACCACCTACTACAACGAACCACGGACCGGAGATGAGGGGATCTTTCTCAATTTCCAATCGGGTGTTTCCGCGCGCAAGGTGAAGGTCACCACCAATACGGGTGCCGTTTTAGAAGATACCGGCCTCTGGCGTGGTGACCCGGGTTACGACATTTGGATGCACTACGATCACGTCAACGAGACGATTCAGTTTGAACTGGACGACTGGAATGGCGGTCGTTTCAGCGATATTGATATCATCACGGACCCCATCTCCACCGTCGGCTGGCTGGAAGGCAGTGACAACATGAGCATCTACTTTGGCGGTAATGGCACCCAGACGTTTGGCGATTTCTCCGTCGTGGAAACCGTTCCTGAGCCATCGTCAACGGCCCTGCTCGGCCTTGGCGGGCTCGCACTCATCCTGCGCCGACGCAAGTAA
- a CDS encoding LamG-like jellyroll fold domain-containing protein produces MTTITKSRLTTATLLLAGSISAHAALVGEWTFDEQSLANTGTTESVHDGTFEGGTAAYSTNTRSGSGFSLIITSQSDTQDTIGGDVLWINNSNSADAGYVSTFDGTAFTVSMWVASTDGVWYNWDTLAEKGSEDGNSGWEMRARLNGNHGLYGSLYHTAGTTQVKGFGPDGIVNDLVDQDWHLVTMSYDQTATTLAVYFDGVEVSSNTSASSFDSGAAHDLVFGAREAGNRGENILIDSIQYYDTALSSSEVASLAVPEPSSSALLGLGGIALILRRRK; encoded by the coding sequence ATGACAACGATCACAAAATCACGCCTAACGACCGCCACTCTATTGTTAGCTGGCAGCATCTCAGCCCATGCTGCTCTAGTCGGTGAATGGACCTTCGATGAGCAAAGCTTGGCCAACACCGGCACAACAGAATCCGTCCACGATGGCACCTTCGAAGGCGGCACAGCTGCTTATTCAACGAACACGCGCAGTGGCAGTGGCTTCTCACTGATCATTACATCACAATCTGATACTCAAGATACGATCGGTGGTGACGTCCTATGGATTAACAACTCTAATTCTGCCGACGCTGGCTATGTCAGCACCTTTGATGGCACAGCCTTTACCGTTTCCATGTGGGTAGCTTCAACAGACGGAGTTTGGTATAACTGGGATACACTCGCTGAAAAAGGAAGCGAGGACGGTAACTCCGGCTGGGAAATGCGGGCGCGACTTAACGGGAACCACGGGCTGTATGGCAGCCTCTATCACACCGCTGGAACAACTCAGGTTAAAGGATTCGGCCCCGATGGTATTGTGAATGATCTGGTCGATCAAGACTGGCATCTAGTGACAATGTCCTATGATCAAACCGCCACAACACTCGCCGTTTATTTCGACGGCGTTGAAGTATCCTCAAACACATCAGCCAGCAGTTTCGATAGTGGTGCTGCACACGATTTGGTTTTCGGTGCACGTGAAGCAGGTAACCGAGGAGAGAATATTCTCATCGATAGCATTCAATACTACGACACCGCACTTTCATCCTCCGAAGTTGCCTCGCTGGCAGTTCCAGAACCCTCCTCCAGCGCCCTGCTCGGCCTTGGCGGTATCGCACTCATCCTGCGCCGACGCAAGTAA